The Clostridia bacterium DNA segment GCTTGGCCGAGTGCGGGATCCGACACGGGAACATCATACTCATCGTACTCGGGCGGAAACTTCGGACGTATCCCAAATACCTGGTTTGAATGAGTGCCGCACTCATCACTCGCACCGGGGGTGGTAGAGGGCGTGCAGGTCCAGTTATAGGAGGGAGTTCTCGCCACATTCACTGCCCCATCCTTGTATCTCTCGATCATGGCCGGAATGTCGTGCTCCCAGTTCTGCCCTTCCGCCACCGGCGGCGTCCTTCCCGAAGTGAGAGTTTCCGAACTGTTTGGCGCCTCGACTGTGCTGCTAGAGAAAATCGCCCACTTCGTGTTATCGCAGACCTTGCCTTCACGACTCGGGCACGTCGTACTCTTTACCGTGACCGCATTGCTGCCGCTGCCGGTCGTTGTAGTGGTCGTCACGCACTTGTCCATCTGGCACGAGCAATAATCAAAACCGTTAATATCCAGCTTTCCGTTCAGAGTAACGTGATCTTCAGAGTCCACTGCGGCATTTGTCATGATCGGCGGGCTCTGTGCTACTTCCATCTGGAGCATTCGCCGCGAACCGAGCGGCGTCACTGCCAGCGACGTTAGCCGCCAGACGCTCTGGTAATACTTGCCGATTCCCCGATCTTCACAATTGGCCATACCAGCGGGCTTTAAAATCTGCCGGGTGCCATCCCAGCACACGGGGGTATTGTTGTTAACGCCCGCGACGGGCGTCTCGACATAGTGCGGCGAAGCCGACTCATTCCCCTTCAGAGTGATTCGCACCCATTTGTAATCGATTGCATTGCTCGTTCCGGTTAATGGATCGAAGTTGGTTGGCTCCGTCCGGTACCAGCCAGCTGCTCCCTGGGTCGTCGTGCAAGGCAAGCTTGGCAACGAGACCGCGGGATCGCCGCTTATCGCGCCGAGGCCAGAGAATTTCTCGTGACAGAGCTGGTCATCGAAGTACTTGCTGGAGAGAGTCCAAGGTTCGACCGCATCCGTTCCGTTCGAATTCAGGATGTAGTACACGCCCGTCGCATTCCCGGCAGCCGGCATACCGGCCGGTGTCACCGTCGGAACCGCCCCCTCCATCAACCGAACTCGCGCTTCCTGCAAGCCAGCCGAAGCGGCGAAATACGCGCGCTGAGTGTCGCGGTAATTACTGTTGATCGACGTCTCGGTGTCGGTCATGAACATGAGTGCCATCGCGATGGCCGTAATCAGCAGCAGCGCGAACATGCACATCAGCAAAGCCACGCCCCGCTGGCTGGCTGTAACCTTCGTTGAGTTCATCATGCTCATCTCCTAATTTCCAGGAATGCGCGCGCTGCCAGCCAATGTGATCGCCGGACGCATACCGGTCTGCATATCAGCCTGGCTCCCAAGAACATTGATATTGATCTTGATGGTGCGAATCGACTTCAGTACCGCACGGCCCGCTGGCGTGCTGAAATCGGCTGGTCCCACGGCATTCCCCAGCGCATCATAGGCCGTGAAGACGTTGGCGGTTTTGTAAGCCGCGTACACCGTGTTGTTAGGAGAGGTGCCTGTGTACCCACCGATGGTGTAGCCGGCGACGTCCGTCCCCGAGCCGTTCGCGCCACCGCTGTTCACGACGTCCAGTAGTTCGGAATTTGGAGATACAAGTTGTGCGGTCGGCGCAGTCGCGTCCGCTTTGGGAACCTGGCTCCGCTCGACGCGGCAAGGACAATTGCCATCCGCATCCTGCACGAGCCTGTAATCCACGCTGTCCACCGTGCCGTCCCCATCGACATCGCCTTCAAACTGGATCTCGTCGTACGCAAACCTCACCAAGCCCACGGCGTTCCTGAGATCATTCGCCGGAGTCGCGGCGAGGATACCCGCGCCAAACATCTTGGAATTCGGATACCCGGCCTGGTGCAGGTCGCGGATGACCTGGTCGAGGAATTCGCGCGACTCCTGGGTCAGGTCGAGCTTTTGCTCTTCCGCCTTGTAGCGCTTCTGCACCGTGTTGACTTGCTGGAATACGGCGCCCATCACCACAACCAGGATGCCCACCACGACCATCATTTCCAGCAGTGAGAAACCGGCTTGCGAAGCACTTGCCTTCAGCCTGCGTGTCATAGTCCCTCAGTTCCCCGCCACGGCGATTGTGCGCAAGGTCACAGGCGGCGTGAAAAAGCGAAGGTTGTTCCCATTCGCCGCGGCGCTTAGGTTTGCCTGGCGGGCGGAAACCGTGACTACCTTCGAGTAAGGATTGTTCGTCCGCACGTTCCAGCGCACATCGTAGGTCATTTGCCTTCCACCGCTGCCGCAAGCGACGTATTGCATTCCGTACCCTAACGGCACATTGGCGACTGTCTGGGTGAAATCGATTTTTCCATCGACCAGCGCCGCGCCGGCCGACGTCCCCGGCGCTCCTCCTCCGGCTGTATTGATGTTGAAGGATGTGCCACCAGCAACCGTCGAGTTGCAATCATGGATGGTAACGATCGTGTCCCCCGGCTGTGCTGCGATCGTCTCGATGACCATCTGCGCCGCCAGCGTCGCACCCGTATCAACCTTGTTGCGGTTGTTGGCCGCGATGGCAGTCGTGATGAGTACCAGCGCTCCGGCCATGCCGACCACCAGCATCGTGAGCGCCAACATGAGTTCGATCAGACTCATGCCACGTTCACCCCCTCTACGCGCAAATCGCTTGCTGCAGGATTTCTTCATAAATGCACTCGCCTTTGCTACTGGTACTTGCCGCCGCTGTAGGACAGGCTTCTGATGCGACCCAAGGGCGTGATCAGGACGGCCGCCCAGCTTGTTGCGCCGAACGTTTGATCACCGCGAAGGTAGTACACGAACGCAACCGTATTCGCGCCCTGCTTAGTAAGGCAGGTCTGCGACGTGCCACTCGTA contains these protein-coding regions:
- a CDS encoding prepilin-type N-terminal cleavage/methylation domain-containing protein, which gives rise to MTRRLKASASQAGFSLLEMMVVVGILVVVMGAVFQQVNTVQKRYKAEEQKLDLTQESREFLDQVIRDLHQAGYPNSKMFGAGILAATPANDLRNAVGLVRFAYDEIQFEGDVDGDGTVDSVDYRLVQDADGNCPCRVERSQVPKADATAPTAQLVSPNSELLDVVNSGGANGSGTDVAGYTIGGYTGTSPNNTVYAAYKTANVFTAYDALGNAVGPADFSTPAGRAVLKSIRTIKININVLGSQADMQTGMRPAITLAGSARIPGN